In Chamaesiphon minutus PCC 6605, a genomic segment contains:
- a CDS encoding serine hydrolase, with translation MIKRRNLILGAGSSILAIAVANIVSTLTASAQKNELRDSPKERLAPVGFVLTHLLGRETRPKCVAPDHGSESRQQLRQRIEQIARTAQGRVGVTATVLETGQSVTLDGAQRFPMQSVYKFPIAMAVLDRVDRGKLTLDRRVRIESSDIAPVSATLDRKSQGKEFTLAVATRNHKSSNPQSSQNRTQIKCNYPVVPTRINCN, from the coding sequence ATGATAAAAAGAAGAAACTTAATCCTTGGTGCGGGTAGCTCTATTTTGGCGATCGCCGTTGCCAATATTGTCTCTACGCTGACTGCTTCCGCTCAAAAAAACGAATTACGCGATTCTCCAAAGGAGCGACTCGCTCCGGTCGGGTTTGTCTTGACGCACCTTCTCGGACGGGAAACCCGTCCGAAGTGCGTCGCTCCCGACCATGGAAGCGAGTCAAGACAGCAACTACGCCAACGCATCGAGCAAATTGCACGCACGGCTCAAGGGCGGGTTGGGGTTACAGCTACGGTGTTAGAAACCGGACAGTCAGTGACGCTCGATGGAGCACAACGATTTCCAATGCAAAGCGTTTACAAGTTTCCGATCGCAATGGCTGTGCTAGATCGGGTCGATCGAGGAAAATTAACACTCGATCGCAGAGTTCGGATTGAGAGCAGCGATATTGCCCCGGTCAGTGCCACTCTAGATCGGAAGTCGCAGGGTAAGGAATTCACGCTAGCTGTAGCGACCCGCAATCATAAATCATCAAACCCGCAATCATCGCAAAATCGAACCCAGATTAAATGCAACTATCCGGTGGTTCCAACCCGAATTAACTGCAACTGA
- a CDS encoding recombinase family protein has product MLIGYARVSTDDQLLDLQQDALTKVGCERIFTDRESGAKATRPGLTLALDMLRADDTLVVWRLDRLGRSLKNLIELTELLRERSIQLHSIQDGIDTSTSGGQLMFHLFGALAEFERNLIRERTNAGLTAARTRGKTGGRPKALAPNQRALVVSLYKEKQHSLDEICQMMGISRPTLYSYVAEEQNSAPQTNPRLGSS; this is encoded by the coding sequence GTGCTAATTGGCTATGCTCGTGTTTCAACTGACGACCAACTCCTCGATCTCCAGCAAGATGCACTGACGAAAGTTGGCTGCGAGCGAATTTTTACAGATCGGGAGAGCGGTGCTAAAGCCACCCGCCCAGGACTGACATTAGCACTGGATATGTTACGCGCAGACGATACACTTGTCGTTTGGCGACTAGATCGGTTGGGAAGATCGCTCAAGAACCTAATTGAGTTAACAGAACTGCTACGCGAACGATCGATCCAACTGCATAGCATCCAAGACGGAATCGACACATCCACCAGTGGCGGTCAATTAATGTTTCACCTATTCGGCGCACTGGCAGAATTCGAGCGAAATCTGATTCGCGAACGAACGAATGCTGGATTAACTGCCGCCAGAACCAGAGGTAAGACAGGTGGCAGACCCAAGGCACTAGCACCGAATCAGAGAGCTTTAGTCGTCAGTCTGTACAAGGAGAAACAACATTCGCTCGATGAGATCTGTCAAATGATGGGTATTTCCAGACCTACTCTCTATAGTTATGTAGCCGAGGAACAAAACAGTGCCCCGCAAACAAATCCCCGCCTCGGCTCTAGTTAG